AGGGTGGTTGATTTTGTATCACGGTGCAACGGAAGAAAATCGTTATGTGATGGGCGCTGCACTACTTGACTTAGCTGACCCAACGATTGTCCTAAAAAGAACGACTACACCAATTTTGGAGCCAGAAGCGGATTATGAAAAAAATGGTTTCTTCGGAGATGTTGTTTTTGCTTGTGGAGCAATTCAAGAAGGCGACACACTGCATATGTATTACGGCGTAGCAGATACCTCGATGGCTGGTTGTGATCTGAAAATAAGCGAGATTTTGCGCCAGTTAGAAGTGGAAAGTAAATGACTTGGCAAAACTATTTGAAAGATTGGCAGGAAGCTGACTTATCAGACGACTGGAAAGCGGAATTAAAGCAAGTGGAAGCAGAACAGGATCGCTTTGAAGGCTACTTAACTTTTGGAACTGGTGGTATGCGTGGGAAAATGGGCATTGGTTCTAAACGAATGAACATTTTTACTATTAGAAGAGTGGCTCGGGCACTTGGTGAATATGTCGTGGCAAACGGAGGCGCAGAAAGTGGTGTTGCCATTGCTTATGACTCGAGAAATAATTCGAGCTTGTTTGCAAGAGAGACAGCGAAGGTTCTCTCGGCGCTAAGTGTGCGCGTCTATCTTTCCAATACGATTCGACCAACTCCGGCATTATCATTTTGCGTGCGAGAAAAAGCTGCATTTGCTGGCGTCGTTATTACCGCAAGCCACAATCCATCTATTTATAATGGCTTTAAAGTATATGATAAAAATGGCTGTCAAATAACTTTAGACACTGCTGAAGAAATTGCAACGTACCTAGAGCGGATAACGAATATTTTTACAATCCCGATTCGCGAACTTCCTAACTTGCTTGTTACACCTCTTGGAAAAGAAATGGACGATGCTTATTTAAAAGCGCTTCAAAAAGTTGTTTTCCGGCGTGACCTGCTGGCGGATTATGGGAGTGAACTAACTGTTTGTTACACACCGCTACATGGTGCTGGAAAAGAACTTGTCATGCGAGGTCTTACCGAAAACGGCTTTTCTAATGTAGCAATTGTACCAGAGCAAAGTGAGCCAGATGGTAATTTTTCAACTGTTGTTTCGCCAAATCCGGAAGAAGTAAATAGTTTCGAACTTGCTAAAAAACAAGCCAAGAACATCCACGCTGACATTATTTTAGCAACCGATCCTGATGCAGATCGTCTCGGAGTAGCAGTTTTAACGAAAAATGGCGAGTACCAAATTTTGACTGGAAATCAGTTAGGCGCATTGTTACTTGATTATATTTTAGCAGCGAAACCCAATTTAACATCAGAAGATACGATGATTAATACGATTGTAACCGGAGACTTGGGCGGGAAAATTGCGACTGAACACGGCATCAACCATATCCAAACGCTGACTGGCTTTAAATTCATTGGTGAAAAAATCGCGGAGATGGAACAAGGAAAAGCTCAGTTTGTCTTCGGTTATGAAGAAAGTTATGGCTATTTAATCGCGCCATTTGTTCGTGATAAAGATGCAGTCCAAGCGGCGTTACTCGTGTCGGAAATGGCTCTTTATTATAAAAAAGAAGGCACTACCTTGCTTCGGAAATTGACTCGTTTATATGAAAAATATGGATACTACGAAGAAATATTGCATACAATAACACTCGAAAGTGCTAACGGGAAAGAACAGATGATCCAAGTAATGGAAATGTTACGTAAGCAGCCGATGTTTATTCCGGAGATAAGCAGAGTGGAGGATTTCGAGGCAAGCGAACGCGTTAATCTTACAAACGGAAAAGTATCGCCAATCAATTTGCCAAAAGAAAATGTTTTAAAATTCTATTTAAAAAACAATTCTTGGTTTGCGATTCGCCCATCAGGAACAGAACCAAAATGCAAGATTTATTTCCAAAGCACAGGTGAAACGAAAGAAATCGCCGAAAAAATAATGAATGACTTGAAAAAAGATGTTTTAACTTTATGGGATTAATAAATAGCTGAAAATCATATTCTCGTGATTTTCAGCTATTTTGAAAAGAGAAAGTAGTTGAAAAAACCTAAAAGCCACTGATAATCGTACAATTAAGAAATAAATAGGTTTTTTATTCGATAATAACGTTCAATTATAAGCTTTTGACGTTGAAAAGAAAAGATTAGTATGTTATGATGATAGATGGAAGTTTATTAGGTTTAAATTTAGCCTAGTGATTAATGAGGGCTTTTTTATTTGATGCGTTAGAACTGCTATAATGGCAGAGAAAAATTCTGATGCCGTGAATCATTTTGCTTGGTGCGCCCAGGCTTTTCTATTGCAGAAAAATGAAAATGAAAGATAGCAGTTTTCATAAAAACAACTGCAAATGAACAGACAAACAATCGTAATAAGCGTATTGTGATGAATTATAAAAGTAGCTCTCCTACCAAACTTTAAACAGGTAAAGGAGAAATGACATTGACAAAATTTTCGGAGTTCGGACTGGACGAAAAAATTGTAAAATCAGTAAATCGGATGGGGTTTGAAGAAGCAACGCCAATCCAAGAAAAAACAATTCCACTAGGATTAGCAGGTAAAGACTTAATCGGACAAGCACAAACAGGTACTGGTAAAACAGCCGCTTTTGGTCTACCAATGATTCACAAAATTGACCAAAAAAGTAATAACGTACAAGCTTTAATTATCGCTCCAACACGGGAACTTGCAATCCAAGTTTCAGAAGAGCTTTATAAACTCAGCTATGACAAACATGTACGTGTGCTAGCGGTTTATGGTGGTAGTGATATCAGCCGTCAAATCCGTTCACTTAAGAAAAACCCACAAATCGTAGTTGGTACGCCAGGACGTATTTTGGATCATATTAACCGTCGCACACTGAAACTAGACAACGTGGAAACACTTGTACTAGATGAAGCAGACGAAATGCTAAACATGGGCTTCATTGACGATATCGAAACTATTCTTAAAGAAGTACCAGCAGAACGTCAAACTTTACTATTTTCTGCAACAATGCCTGATCCAATTCGCCGTATTGGTGAACGTTTCATGCATAGCCCAGAACTTATTCGTATTAAAGCGAAAGAAATGACTGCACTATTAATCGAACAATTCTTCGTAAAAGTGCACGAAAAAGAAAAATTTGACGTATTATCGCGTTTGCTAGACGTACAAGCACCAGAACTTGCTATTGTTTTTGGTCGTACAAAACGTCGTGTAGATGAATTATCTCGTGCGCTTGATATGCGTGGTTACGTGGCTGAAGGTATCCACGGTGACTTAACGCAAGCAAAACGTATGAGCGTACTGCGCAAATTTAAAGAGGGGAAAATTGATGTTCTAGTTGCAACAGACGTAGCAGCACGTGGACTTGATATTTCCGGCGTAACTCACGTATATAACTATGACATTCCTCAAGATCCAGAAAGCTATGTTCACCGTATTGGTCGTACTGGTCGTGCTGGTAAAGAAGGTATGGCAATTACATTCGTACAACCTCGTGAAATGGGTTACCTGCGTATCGTAGAAGAAACTACGAAAAAACGTATGCAGCCACTTCAAGCTCCTACTTGGGACGAAGCTTTTGCAGGCCAATTACGTGTAGCAACAGAAAAAATTCAAGAAGCAATTACAGAAGAAAATCTTGCCGATTACAAAACTTTTGCTAATGAATTATTAGAAAAATATGATGCAACAGACATCGCAGCTGCAATGCTTAAAATGCTAGCTAAAGAACCAGACAAAACACCAGTTCATATTACCGAAGAGCGTCCATTACCATCTCGTGGTGGTGGCGGCTACAAAGGTAAAGGTGGAAATGGTAAAGGCGGCAAAGGTGGCGGCGGCTATCGCGGCGGAAGCGGTAAAGGCGGAAGCTATCGCGATCGTAACAACAGTGGAAAAGGTCGTCGTAGCGGCGGCGGTTCCGGTGGTGGAAACGGTTCTGGCGGCGGAAATCGTGATCGTCGTGGAAACGGCGAACAACGTCCAAGTGGTGGCGGAAACAAAGGAAGCTACTCACAAAAATCTAAATAAAATCATACTACAAAGCGGTTACCATTTGGTAGCCGCTTTTTTGATGTTATTATACGGAACTTCATTGTATAGTAAGAAAAACATCATTTACATTGACCTCCATCTATGAGAAAATAGCTTGTTGGCAAATTTTTGCTGCCACACGTGGTTCATTCATACCATCCCACGTAAAAAAACTAGGAGGAATAATAATGAAAATGAAAATATTAACGGTGAATGCCATTATTGCTGCACTTTATGTGGTGCTTGGTATGGTTGTTGCACCAATTGGTTTTATGGCATTACAGTTTCGTTTGCCAGAAATTTTTAACCACCTGATTGTCTTTAATAAAAAGTATTTTTGGGGAATTATTCTTGGCGTGTTTATTACCAATTTGTTCTTTTCCGGGTTGGGTTGGATCGATTTGGTTTTCGGCGTAGCTCAATCTGCCATTTCACTTTTACTAATGATTGGAATTTCTAAATACGTAAAAGGAATTATCCCACGAATGATTATTAACACGATTCTTTTCTCCATAACAATGGCAATTATTGCTTGGGAGTTAGTTATTGTCTTTGATTTACCATTCTTAATTACTTGGGCGACAACAGCTCTAAGCGAATTTATAGTAATGGGTATCGGAATTCCACTGATGTATCTATTAAATAAACGACTAAATTTCAAAAAAATGATTGATTAGAAAACAACAAGTCTGAGGTCAACTTAGGCTTTTTTATTTTGCCAAAAAATGAATAATTTCGGAAATTAATTCATCCAACTGCTGATTTGTATACTTGTGCTGATTGAAGCTAATTTCTAAGCCTAGATTTAAAATCATCCTCGCCAAATAATTGGGAACAAAAAGATTGTCTGAAAAAGTAATTTCCTTTAATAAACAAATTCTGAGGATATCTCCAGCGATTACATCTAAAAAAATCGATTCAGCCTTGCTCCAAGCGGTTTGTTATACAAAAATGAATGGAAATTTTTATTAAATGAACTAGATGAAGAGCATATTATTTACGCGCTAGACTATCTTTTTGTGAAACCTGAAAATGCAGGAACTTTTTTAGACAGTTTAGATTTAAGTGATGCAAATAAAGCAAAAATTGCCTATAAAAATGCTGAAAAACTATTACCTTTATAAAAGGTGGAATTTATATGTCATTAACTAAAGATCAAAAGATAGCAACTAAACAAGAACTGGCTGAAAATCTAGCTTTAACTAATTTAACAATTGCAGAAATTGCCGCGGACCTAAACACTAGTGAAGCAAAAATCGAGCGTATCTTAAACTTAAAACAAAACTCTTTAAATGATGGCTGGATTTTTCGTAATTACCTGCTTAAAAAAGTAGCAGAAAAAGGCCTCACACCAGTTCCTCCTTTAACTTTTTCTTTTCATGTTGGACTCTTTTTTTCAAATCCGCTTCTTTATACTGTCCATTCGAGTATAGCCATTCCATTTCTGTCACTACGAAAAGTGGTCTAAGTTTTGATAATACGAAATAAAAGATGAAGATTAGTATTTGTCAATAACGGATTTGTAAAGGTGTTTCTAGACGACCATGATTTTGATATATTGTCACAAATAAACAATGAAACTGTGTAATTAGGTTAATCTAAAGATGAGAATTATTGTTATAATAATTAGGGTTTAGGACATCCAAAGGAAACTGGCTGTTGGAAGCTGGATATGGTAACTAGTTTAGTATTGTTTTGAAAGAGTTCAACCCGTAAACATTGAAAATATTCTGAAAAAAATAAAAGCAAAAGAAAATATTGCTACAAAACTTGCATGGATAGAGAATAACAAAGACAATTTTATTTCATTTGCTTTAGAAGCAGAAGATTTTCTAGATAATTTTAATGATTTTGTAAGTAAAGACATAATTAAAAAAGGAAAATGTAAACTACCAGATGGTATGATTTTAATGGAAACCATCGATGCTAAAACAATAAAAGAAAGCATTTTTATTAGTAGTGTATATTTTTATGGCGAAGAGACTTTCGAGATTAATTTAGTAACTTCACCTGATTATTTTGGTAGGCATGCATTAAGCATAGAAACTTTAGGTGATGGATATGAAATGGAATTTACTGGAATGAATGGATAATGACCGAAAATGATTTACTTTATGCTCACTTAGCAAAGGGTAGGGGTTCATTTAATTGGTGGAAGTATAATACAAATTTGCTAAGGCATATTAAAAGGAGATCTAAGTATAATGGGAATGATATCAGAATTATTTGAAAATCGGTTAGCGCTTTTTACTTTTAATCAAGACACGATTCATAATGTAGTGCTTGCAATTGTATATTTAAGATTAATAAGTATCCCCTTACAATCAATTTACTATCGAAATAGAGCCGAGGAAGGCTCTAGGGAGGTAATGACTGAGGGGAAACGTAAAAAGACTATGGTTGTTGGACTTATAACTAATTTTTTGCTAGGATCTTTATTATTGCTGTGTCTTCAACCTAGTAATTTGGAAAGTTGGTTGTTCACTGGATGGACTTCAGCTACTATCATACTATTAGCAATTTATGGAATCATTTTTTTATCGATTTTTCTAACTATTTTCTTTTGGTTTAAAGGGAAAAATAAATCCTTTATACAATTATTATCAATGGTAATTTATTTGTTAGTGATAGAATTTATCTTTTTTTCAGTAGTTTTATGGATTATAAGTAATATACTAGCACCATCAAGTTATTCTATGGATTCCCGAGTCAATGTTTCTGACATAGACGGAAAACTAGTAGCTATTTCTCAAATAGAAAAAGATACAATAACTGGTCGAGAACATGGGTTTACTTACATATCAAGAGCAGTGGCAATTAGTTCAGTAGATTTACATTCTGGTAAAAAGATATGGAGTAAGCAAGTTGGGAATGCAACAAATTATATTGGACCTACAACCAATGGTTTACTTGTTATAAACAGAAACAAAGAAAAATTATACTTTTTAGATCCAGCAACTGGAGATGTGTCCATGACAGAAGCTGAATTAATAAAGAAGTTTCCTGTATTAGCCAATAATATGAGTTATGATAAAACAGATTTTGTGCTAGTTAATCCTAATACTTTATATTTTTATGGTTTAGATGGATTTTATTATAAGATGGATTTTGCGACCAATAAAATTACCGAAAAAATAGCATATAAAGATTTCATACATGGAACAAATAAATCAACTATAAATGAAGAAAATTCGACTACTGAAAAAATCAACCAACTTTATCCAGAGTTGATGGAAGTTATCATAGGCAATACTGATGTTGGAGAAGATAGGGTGCTGGTTACTTATGAAGCAGCACGCAATAGTACCAATAAAACACTAGCAATTATTTCATTAAAAGAGCATAAAGTATTTTGGAAATTAGATTTGGTAAATGAACTCGATGGTTTTGGCGACAATGAAAATTACGCAAGTTCAGCTTTCTATGCAAAAGGTGACTTTGTTTATACTTGGGATGGACGTTATCAGTACAAAATTAAAAAAGAAAATGGGCAAGTAATTTATCAATACGATTATAAAACAGAGAGTAAAATTAAATAAAGAATGTCGCTTACTTGGATTAATAATTCTCCAATTTTAGAAAACGAAAAACGTGAGTCGAAAATCACGAGTTAACCTTTATTGTTCTTGCAAGCTCATCTCATTGAGTAGACTGGTAATATTTCAATTATGAATCATTGTATTGTGAATTTTTTGGAAATGCAAAGGAGCTAACTAAATGATTTTGACACATGAGCAGTGTGAGGCAAAAAAGGATAGAATAAGATATATTGTATGTGAAAAAAATCCAATTATATAATACACGTTTTTTTAGTAATATAACGATAAGCACAAAAATATATAGTCAGTTATAAAATTTTAAAACGGTTTGGCAATTTAATAGTTTCTTATGAATAATCAAGTACTGTAGGAGAAGACATTTTATGTTTTCTCTTTTTAAATTCTACTTAATGATTAGATATAACTTAATGTATACAATTCCTTAGTTACAGAATATTCTACAAACCTTTTGGGGAAGGCCATTATTATAAGTTCTAAAAATATTTCTTCATATTTTTAGAACAATTGATATTACTTATGTATTAGAGGTTAATTGTTCACAAAGAAGTAGTGAAAACGTATTAATAATACATTAAAGAGATAATTTACCTGCTAATATTGTAGAAGATAGTGGAGAAAAGTGGGCTTTTATATTTTCTTTTTTGTTCCAAGGAAGTCGAAAGGAGAACCTACCCTTCCGAATAATCTAGTGGAATTTCTATCACATTTGACCTGGTTTTATAACTATCTTTTAACAAAAATTCAAATTTTTAAAAAGAGGTGTTGCCTAAAAATATTGTTTTAAGAGTAATTTATAGATGAAATAAGTAATTAAACAAACTAATAATTAAAGAATGAGAGGTTATACTTCTGTTGAAGAAGTAACCTAAGTTGATATTTACAGTATGGATTATAATTGTAGTATACGGAATTAAAAGTAAGGTATCTACACTTTTGAGAAATAAATAAGCCTACATAAATAGAAGATAAAGTAAGCGGTGGCTATATAAATGATAAAATAAAATCAGAAGGGATGAAGGTTTTATCATAACTAAAAACCAATTGTTCATCAATTGTACATATATTTTTAATAATGAGTTGTAAATTACACAATGCAACTAAATTTTTTCAGCTAAAATCTAAGTATACTATTAAAGGAGTGTTTTTATGACGAATAGAACAAAGAGGAATAGCCTAAAAAAACTAGGACTAATGTTTCTCAGTATTATTTTATTTTTAAATGTCACAGTACAAACAAGTAATGTAAAAGCCGCAACAAGTTACGGATCAGATTTTTTGAAAACAGTTGAACTACAAGATACGGATGGTAACGAATCAACCGATTTTGGTTACCGTGATGATATAAAGGTTCATTATACTTGGGAAATACCTAATTCAGTTGATGTGAAAGCTGGGGATACGATGGATTTTACTTTACCATCGGACTTAGTATTGAGAACTAATTTACAATTCGACTTGAAAACTGATAATGGAGATGTTGTAGGTACTGTAGTTGCGATAAGAGATACTGGAAAAGTAACGATAACATTTTCTGATTACGTGGAAAACAATTCTGATATTAAGGGATCACTTGATTTTTGGGCTGGATTTAATTTCGATACTGTATCTGCAGAGGGAGATGATTCACTATCCCTAGATTTCCCATTAGGTGGAGGATCAGATGAAATTGTAGTGGTTGTAGACCCACTTATTGAAATTAATCCAAATGAAACAGCGCATAAGTATGGCTATGTGGATAGTCAAAACCCAGAACTTATTCACTGGTCGGTTAGGGTGAATTATGCAAAAACAAATATTGAAAATGCTGTTTATGAAGACTTTATCGGACCTGATCAAGTTTTAAACTTTGACTCAGTAAGAGCTTATCATGGGGATATTCTACCTGATAATACATTTATCAACAGTGGAAATCAAGTTCCGGCTTCCAATTTTGTCCAAACAGACCGTGGATTCAAAGTAACTTTAGGTGATTTAACGGATACAGTGAAAATTACCTATACTACCACGGCAACAGATGGAGGGACATCGGATAGTTACTCAAATTCTGGTGTGCTAACAGGTGATAATTATACAACAAAAGAAATCACCAACAAAACACCTTTCTTTGGTGGAAATGGTGATGGTGATGGAACAAATGGCTCAGTAGTTTTAACTAAAACAGATGATTCGGCACAAAAAAATCCTCTAGAAGGAGCCGAATTCCAATTAGTGAACTCAACTGGAGATACTATACAAGAGGGACTCACAACTGATTCTGATGGAAAAATAACTATATCGCAGTTGAAGTATGGTACTTATCAACTAGTAGAAACAAAAGCGCCAGCAGGATATGAACTAGATAGCACACCAGTACAATTTACCGTTGATGCAGATAATCAATCTGTTTTGGTTACAAAAGAAAATTCAACCATTAAAGGCTCTGTAACATTAACTAAAACAGATAGTGAAACAGGAACAGTATTATCAGGAGCAGAGTTTGAATTACAAAATGCATCAGGAGAAACATTACAAACAGGATTGACAACGAATGAAGAAGGCGTGTTAACTATAGCTGACCTAGAACTAGGAGATTATCAACTAGTAGAAACAAAAGCGCCGGCAGGATATGAATTAGATAGCACACCAGTAGCATTTACAATTAGTGAAGATAATACTGACGTGACTGTCACAAAAGAAAATTCAACAATTAAAGGCTCCGCGACATTAACAAAAACAGATAGTGTAACAGGAGAAGTACTAGCAGGAGCAGAGTTTGAGTTACAAAATGCATCAGGAGAAACCATACAAACAGGACTTACAACAAATGAAGAGGGAGTATTAACGGTAGCTGACCTAGAACTAGGAGATTATCAACTAGTAGAAACAAAAGCGCCGGCAGGATATGAATTAGATAGCACACCAGTAGCATTTACAATTAGTGAAGATAATACAGATGTATCTGTTACAAAAGAAAACACGAAAATACCTGCAATACCGAATGATCCGTTAACACCTGAAGAACCAGTAACACCTGAAGAACCAGTAACTCCTTTAACAGTATTACCTGAGGCATCAGTACCAAATAAAGTTATAAAAGAAGAAAGTATTATGACAAAACTACCAAAAACAGGGGATACACCGCTTTACAATGGTTTAGGATTACTATTAGTAGCACTTTCTACAGGTAGCTTAGTTCTATTTAGGAAAAAATAGTATGTGAAATCTCCAAATGATTTCGGATATATGGAGCATGAATCCAACTACTTTTATTAATCATGTAATTGTAACAAAAAACAAAATAAATCATTCCTTGTCAAGTAGACATGGGGAATAAAAATTATTTTAAGCTCCTAGCTTTCTAGGAGCTTTTTTGTGCAGTTTTTCTCGATGAATCGCCTCTTCAAGGCTGTCCATGACGAGAGAATCTTTCAATTGAGGAAAAAGATGGTTCAGCAAGTGCAGTGTTTTCAATTTCAAGAGACAAGGCATATATTGTAAAAATTTATAGTAGCCTGAGTGATATACCTAAATAAGCACATGCTCTTTTAACAGGCATTGGACAGGTTACGTTTAATATAGTCAAAAACTACCTGTGGTTTTGCTTGAGAAAAATTTGGAACTTTTTTAGGAGAGCCAACGCCTCCTTCAGTCGGCGATATTCTTTTTCTAAACGCTTGTTTTCTTTTTGTGCAGCAAATTCACGGCTTCCTCTTCCAGAAAAAGCTCGTTCTACATATTGTTCATACTCAGCTCCCCAGCGATAAAGTGTATTTTCATGCGCTTCTAGTTGTTTAGAAACAAATCTTACAGAATGCTTATCTATCAAGATAAGACTAAGCAACCTATCGTTTAAATTCTATGGAGTAGTTTTTTCGTTGTAGGAAAGTGTCTTTTCTCAAATCCACGTATTTTTAGTGTCCACTTTAGCATAACCTTTCCAGTTTTTTTAAAAGACCAACAACGATGGAATATTGTGTATTCAGTGCGTATGATTGGGGTATACTCAAAGTAGACACAATGGGTTATTACAAATACAGCGTTTCTTTTGTATAATTAGGATGTATATTAATTAGCTTGAAAAAGAGGTGGTTTTATCAATGATAATAGCCTACGCACGTGTGAGTTCTACTGATCATAATTTAGATCGACAAATGGAAGAATTTAAGAGACATGGAGCTGAAAAAATATTTGTCGAGAAGAAATCTGGTGCGAATGTCATTAATCGAGAGGAATTTAATCGAGCATTAAATTTTGCGCATGAAGATGATTTTTTCATGGTAGAAGCCATTGACCAGTTGGGGAGAAATTATACAGAAATCGTGCAGACAGTAAATTTTCTTAAAGAGAAAAATGTTGGCTTATTGGTCACTAGTGTATCTTTGTTAAGTGAGCCATTGGCAGACCCCTTATTGGATAAATTTGTAAAGGATTTAATTCTTCAGTTATTAGCTATGATTGCTGAAAGAGAAAGAACTGAGAGTAAAAGAAGACAGGCGCAAGGGATAGCAATTGCAAAAGAAAAAGGAGTGTACAAAGGGAGACCGAAGCTTTATACTGCAAATGCAAAAGACCCACAAAAACAAGCAGTTTATCATCAAATTGTTCGAATGTTAAATGATGAGCTATCTATAAAAGCGATTGCAGAAAAAAATAAAGTGACACGGATGACAGTATATCGAATAAAAAAAGAGTTGGACTCGAATCTTTCAAGTGGGTTGATTGATTCATAAGTTCTAACGAATAGAAAAAATTAGAAGAATGCTTAATTGTAGATTATTTTTTTCATCACCATGATTTATTTAATCTGGATGCAACAATATCAAGCCATGAAAGATATGCTTGTACTTTCAGGGATTTTTGTTTGCTTTGAAATGGTAGCTGGTTTATCACAAATTTTCACAGCATTATTTGTGGATAAGAAAAGTCCGGATAGGCGAAGGAAGAAAGAATAAACTATTCTAAGTTTTATGAAACTACTCATTAGTAAATTTTATTTTTCAAAAGGCTCTCACTTGATATAGAAAATAATGGCATTAACTAACCAATTCTCCCATTATTTTAACTAAAGTTTTCAGTTAGTATTCATAATTTTTTCAATAATGCTATAATTAAAAATAGAAACATTTCCTATAGAATAAAAGAAAAATAAAGATTATGAGAGGGGAAGATTTTGTGGTACTTGGCGGAAATCAAGTCCTTTCAGACGGGAGTACACTGGCTACATAAAAGGGCTGTTATAAAGCAGCGAAAAAGAAATGCTATTGTTGGGTCAATTTCAAACAGCAGAAGCAGCATTAGTAGAAGCTAAAAAACAGTATGGCTATTTTTTCGTTTTGTTCTTTGCGCTGACTGTGGTAAAGAGGAGTGGAGTTAAATTACTATATATTTGAATGAAGGAGGTTATACTTATATAGTAACGAAATAAATAATGCTACTAAATAGTAAGGATAAAAGGAGTGTATGTAAATGAAGGGAAAGAAAATAGTAAAAAGCACTGCGGCCATATTTCTAGTTTTAATGACAATTATTCCATTAAATATGCATCGCTTACAAGTGAATGCGGTTTCTGCACCAATAAAAGTAAAGATTCAAGCGGATGATACTAAAGTTTCATTGATAAATGGGAGTTTTGAAGAACCAGTTGTCCCTTCAAATCGAATGTCCATGATTTTTGATTCGTCTTCTGTTCCAGGATGGGAAACTACAGATAGTCAGAATAGAATTGAAATTCAAAAAAATGGCTTTTTGGAGTCTACAACTAGGCAAATAATGTATGCGCAAAGTGGAAATCAGTGGGCAGAACTAAATGCTTACGAAAATTCTGCGCTTTATCAAGATGTGCCAACGACACCGGGCACGACAGTGCATTGGCAAGTTTATCATAAAGGACGTCAAGGAGTAGACGTTGCACTAGTAGAATTTGGTAGCCCAGGAGGAGTATTAACTGAACAAAGTCAGATGTCAGATGGAGACACTGATTGGGGACTTTACAAAGGAACCTATGTTATTCCAGAGGGGCAAACGACTACTCGTTTTCAGTT
The nucleotide sequence above comes from Listeria ivanovii subsp. londoniensis. Encoded proteins:
- a CDS encoding DUF2316 family protein — its product is MSLTKDQKIATKQELAENLALTNLTIAEIAADLNTSEAKIERILNLKQNSLNDGWIFRNYLLKKVAEKGLTPVPPLTFSFHVGLFFSNPLLYTVHSSIAIPFLSLRKVV
- a CDS encoding QueT transporter family protein; its protein translation is MKMKILTVNAIIAALYVVLGMVVAPIGFMALQFRLPEIFNHLIVFNKKYFWGIILGVFITNLFFSGLGWIDLVFGVAQSAISLLLMIGISKYVKGIIPRMIINTILFSITMAIIAWELVIVFDLPFLITWATTALSEFIVMGIGIPLMYLLNKRLNFKKMID
- a CDS encoding phospho-sugar mutase produces the protein MTWQNYLKDWQEADLSDDWKAELKQVEAEQDRFEGYLTFGTGGMRGKMGIGSKRMNIFTIRRVARALGEYVVANGGAESGVAIAYDSRNNSSLFARETAKVLSALSVRVYLSNTIRPTPALSFCVREKAAFAGVVITASHNPSIYNGFKVYDKNGCQITLDTAEEIATYLERITNIFTIPIRELPNLLVTPLGKEMDDAYLKALQKVVFRRDLLADYGSELTVCYTPLHGAGKELVMRGLTENGFSNVAIVPEQSEPDGNFSTVVSPNPEEVNSFELAKKQAKNIHADIILATDPDADRLGVAVLTKNGEYQILTGNQLGALLLDYILAAKPNLTSEDTMINTIVTGDLGGKIATEHGINHIQTLTGFKFIGEKIAEMEQGKAQFVFGYEESYGYLIAPFVRDKDAVQAALLVSEMALYYKKEGTTLLRKLTRLYEKYGYYEEILHTITLESANGKEQMIQVMEMLRKQPMFIPEISRVEDFEASERVNLTNGKVSPINLPKENVLKFYLKNNSWFAIRPSGTEPKCKIYFQSTGETKEIAEKIMNDLKKDVLTLWD
- the cshA gene encoding degradosome RNA helicase CshA; its protein translation is MTKFSEFGLDEKIVKSVNRMGFEEATPIQEKTIPLGLAGKDLIGQAQTGTGKTAAFGLPMIHKIDQKSNNVQALIIAPTRELAIQVSEELYKLSYDKHVRVLAVYGGSDISRQIRSLKKNPQIVVGTPGRILDHINRRTLKLDNVETLVLDEADEMLNMGFIDDIETILKEVPAERQTLLFSATMPDPIRRIGERFMHSPELIRIKAKEMTALLIEQFFVKVHEKEKFDVLSRLLDVQAPELAIVFGRTKRRVDELSRALDMRGYVAEGIHGDLTQAKRMSVLRKFKEGKIDVLVATDVAARGLDISGVTHVYNYDIPQDPESYVHRIGRTGRAGKEGMAITFVQPREMGYLRIVEETTKKRMQPLQAPTWDEAFAGQLRVATEKIQEAITEENLADYKTFANELLEKYDATDIAAAMLKMLAKEPDKTPVHITEERPLPSRGGGGYKGKGGNGKGGKGGGGYRGGSGKGGSYRDRNNSGKGRRSGGGSGGGNGSGGGNRDRRGNGEQRPSGGGNKGSYSQKSK
- a CDS encoding PA2928 family protein, translated to MGMISELFENRLALFTFNQDTIHNVVLAIVYLRLISIPLQSIYYRNRAEEGSREVMTEGKRKKTMVVGLITNFLLGSLLLLCLQPSNLESWLFTGWTSATIILLAIYGIIFLSIFLTIFFWFKGKNKSFIQLLSMVIYLLVIEFIFFSVVLWIISNILAPSSYSMDSRVNVSDIDGKLVAISQIEKDTITGREHGFTYISRAVAISSVDLHSGKKIWSKQVGNATNYIGPTTNGLLVINRNKEKLYFLDPATGDVSMTEAELIKKFPVLANNMSYDKTDFVLVNPNTLYFYGLDGFYYKMDFATNKITEKIAYKDFIHGTNKSTINEENSTTEKINQLYPELMEVIIGNTDVGEDRVLVTYEAARNSTNKTLAIISLKEHKVFWKLDLVNELDGFGDNENYASSAFYAKGDFVYTWDGRYQYKIKKENGQVIYQYDYKTESKIK